The Hymenobacter oligotrophus genome segment AAGAAACAAGGCTGGATTGGCAAGCCTACGGGCACCGAGGTGCTGACGGCCAAGGCTGCTCCGGCCAACATTGTTGAGAAGGTTAGCGCCTCGGGCAAAGTGCAGCCCGAAACCGAAGTGAAGATTTCGGCCGACGTATCGGGCGAGATTACCGAGCTGTACGTGCAGGAAGGCGACTCCGTACGCAAGGGCCAACTGCTGCTCCGCATCCGGCCCGACAACTACACGGCCATGGTAAACCAGCAGTCGGCCTTGGTAGGCACGCAGCAGGCCAACGTGGGGCAGGCGCAGGCGCGCTTGCAGCAATTGCTGGCCAACGCCCGCCAAACCGAGCTTAGCTACCGCCGCAGCGCCTCGCTCTTCAAGCAAAAGGTAATTTCGCAGGCCGAGTATGAGCAGGCCAAAGCCGCCTACGACGCTTCGCAGGAGGAAATCAACTCGGCGCAGCAAAGCATTCGGGCCGCCCAAAGCTCGGTGCGCTCGGCGCAGGCCTCGCTCGAAGAAGCCCGCAAAAACCTCAACAAAACCACCATTTACGCGCCCGTAAGTGGCACCGTAAGCAAGCTGAACATTGAAAAAGGCGAGCGGGTGGTAGGTACCTCGCAAATGGCCGGTACCGAAATCATGCGCATTGCCAACCTGAACTCGATGGAGGTGCGCGTGAACGTGAACGAGAACGACGTTAGCAACGTGGACCTAGGCGACTCGGCCGTGGTGGAGGTAGACGCCTACGCCAGCCGCGACGAAAAATTCCGGGGCGTGGTTACCAGCATTGCCAACACCGCCAAAGATGCCCTCACGGCCGAAGCCGTTACCGAGTTTGAGGTGCGCGTGCGCCTGCTGCCCGAGTCGTACCGCCAGCTGGTGCGCAACGTGGGCGGCCGCACGGTGGTGCCGTTCCGCCCGGGCATGACGGCCTCGGTCGACATCATCACCAACCGCAAAAACAACGCGTTGTCCGTGCCGCTGGCCGCCGTAACCACCCGCTCGGATAGCGCCCTCGTGAAGGACGCCAACAAGCAGGAAGGAAGCGGCATTAAGGTGGGCCGCGGCCGCGGCGGCAACGCCACCAACGACGACGCTAAGCCCAAAGGCGACATTGAAGAAGTAGTATTTGTGGTGCGTGGCGGTAAGGCAGTGCTTACGCCCGTGAAAACCGGCATCAGCGACTTCGATAACATCGAAATCTTGTCGGGTGTGAAGCCCGGCGACGAAGTGGTGAGCGGTCCGTTCCGCGCCGTTTCGAAAACCCTGAAAGACGGTGCGCTGGTGGAGGTAAAAGACGCCAAGTCGTTGAACCGCGCAGCGTTGAAGGAAGAAGGCGGCGGCGACGACGAGTAAACCCTAGGTAATTACAAGCCAACGCAGAGGCCGGGCACGAGCAATTCGTCCCGGCCTCTCGCTTTTTTTGCCTAAAATCGGCCGTTCGTTGCTGGTTGTCGAGTTTACGCGGCCGGTGCTTACTTTGCCCTAGGTGCCCGCCACCTACACCCGCGCACAGGCCGTGGCGGGTTCCGTTTTCCTGCATTCTCCCTCTGCTTTCCCCGTGGAAAAAATAGCCATGATTGGCGGCGGCTCTTGGGCCACTGCACTCACCAAAATTCTGTCCGAAAACGGTGCCCGCGTAAGCTGGTGGTTGCGCCACAAAGACGACGTGCAGCACCTGCGCACCACACGCCACAACCCGCGCTACCTTTCGTCGGTGGCCTTTGATATGACGCGCGTATTCCCGTCGAGCGATATCGAAGACGTGGTGAAAGAAGCCGACTGGGTGGTGCTGGCCGTGCCCGCGGCGTTTGTTAAAGAAGCGCTTGATAAGCTGGATCGTGATGCCTTGAAAAACAAGCGCGTTATATCGGCCATTAAAGGCATGATACCGGGCCGCAACGAGCTGGTTACCGACTACGTGTGCGAGCGGTTTAAGGTGGTGCGCGAAAAACTGGGCGTAGTGGCCGGCCCGT includes the following:
- a CDS encoding efflux RND transporter periplasmic adaptor subunit, producing MKNNRMLFILLGLLVVVVGGGMIAKKQGWIGKPTGTEVLTAKAAPANIVEKVSASGKVQPETEVKISADVSGEITELYVQEGDSVRKGQLLLRIRPDNYTAMVNQQSALVGTQQANVGQAQARLQQLLANARQTELSYRRSASLFKQKVISQAEYEQAKAAYDASQEEINSAQQSIRAAQSSVRSAQASLEEARKNLNKTTIYAPVSGTVSKLNIEKGERVVGTSQMAGTEIMRIANLNSMEVRVNVNENDVSNVDLGDSAVVEVDAYASRDEKFRGVVTSIANTAKDALTAEAVTEFEVRVRLLPESYRQLVRNVGGRTVVPFRPGMTASVDIITNRKNNALSVPLAAVTTRSDSALVKDANKQEGSGIKVGRGRGGNATNDDAKPKGDIEEVVFVVRGGKAVLTPVKTGISDFDNIEILSGVKPGDEVVSGPFRAVSKTLKDGALVEVKDAKSLNRAALKEEGGGDDE